A stretch of Arthrobacter sunyaminii DNA encodes these proteins:
- a CDS encoding MFS transporter has translation MASESPWAPLRRRAFLILWLANIGSSVGTWIQTVGAQWYLVENSSNPALVSLVQTANLAPSLLLGLIAGFLADAFNRRRLILGANLFAAGAASLLTLVAALGLLDADSLLLYTFLIGCGVALSQPAWQAINPDLVPREEIRAASALSSMAVNGARAVGPALGGVLISLFGPAFVFGLNAVSFLGTAVAVYVWRAPPEPDDPERMGEALAAGMRYIRAAPRIRRILLRTALFMAPASALYALLPVAANGHLRLGSTGYGVLLGAIGIGAVMGVIMLPRVKDRVHDNLMLGLSAVVFGAAIIGAGFLPAVLLAILLVLAGISWIATFSILNSAMQLTLPEWVRARGLSVYLMVTTGSQAIGAAVWGSFATAFGYTPVLVAAGTLLVAAGLSVAVLPLLPRTGRLDRSVAEADLGIEAAQEPAPNDGPVTILTAYELAPEKAAEFVQLMHEVRLARMRTGARDWELVHSVTDSRQFREIYDVATWREYLRQEQERITGEDRKIMDQAAQLAEAIPRTRWFLPASA, from the coding sequence ATGGCTTCGGAATCACCGTGGGCGCCCCTGCGGCGCCGGGCGTTCCTCATCCTCTGGCTGGCGAATATCGGCTCCAGCGTCGGCACGTGGATACAGACGGTGGGAGCTCAGTGGTATCTGGTGGAAAACAGCTCCAATCCTGCGCTGGTGTCCCTGGTGCAGACCGCCAATCTGGCGCCGTCCCTGCTGCTTGGCCTGATCGCCGGTTTCCTTGCCGATGCCTTCAACCGCCGCCGCCTGATCCTCGGGGCAAATCTCTTTGCCGCCGGTGCCGCCAGTCTGCTGACCCTGGTGGCAGCCTTGGGACTGCTGGATGCTGATTCCCTCCTGCTGTACACCTTCCTCATCGGCTGCGGGGTGGCCCTGAGTCAGCCGGCATGGCAGGCCATCAATCCCGACCTGGTGCCACGGGAGGAAATCCGGGCGGCCTCAGCACTGAGCAGCATGGCAGTCAACGGGGCACGGGCGGTGGGTCCGGCGCTGGGCGGCGTGCTCATCTCCCTGTTCGGTCCGGCCTTTGTCTTCGGCCTCAATGCGGTCTCATTCCTGGGTACCGCAGTGGCTGTATATGTGTGGCGGGCGCCCCCGGAACCCGATGATCCCGAACGGATGGGGGAAGCGCTCGCCGCCGGCATGCGCTACATTCGGGCAGCGCCGCGCATCCGCCGCATCCTGCTCCGGACCGCTCTCTTCATGGCACCCGCGAGTGCACTGTACGCGCTGCTGCCGGTGGCCGCGAACGGGCACCTCCGGCTCGGGTCAACCGGTTACGGAGTGCTGCTGGGAGCGATCGGCATCGGCGCCGTCATGGGCGTGATTATGCTTCCCAGAGTGAAGGACCGGGTCCACGACAACCTGATGCTGGGCCTGTCCGCCGTTGTGTTTGGCGCGGCAATCATCGGCGCCGGTTTCCTGCCGGCAGTCCTGCTGGCCATCCTGCTGGTCCTTGCGGGAATTTCCTGGATCGCCACCTTCTCGATCCTCAACAGCGCCATGCAGCTCACGCTGCCCGAATGGGTGCGGGCACGCGGGCTGTCGGTCTACCTGATGGTGACCACCGGGTCCCAGGCCATCGGCGCCGCCGTTTGGGGCTCTTTCGCCACCGCGTTCGGCTACACCCCGGTGCTGGTGGCGGCCGGAACCCTGTTGGTGGCGGCAGGACTGAGCGTGGCCGTACTGCCGCTGCTGCCGCGCACCGGCCGGCTGGACCGGAGCGTCGCTGAGGCGGACCTGGGCATCGAAGCTGCTCAGGAACCCGCGCCCAACGACGGTCCGGTCACCATCCTCACGGCCTACGAGCTGGCCCCCGAAAAGGCTGCCGAGTTTGTGCAGCTGATGCATGAGGTGCGCCTGGCCAGGATGCGCACCGGTGCCCGGGACTGGGAGCTGGTGCATTCGGTGACGGATTCCCGGCAGTTCCGCGAGATTTACGACGTCGCCACGTGGCGGGAGTATCTGCGGCAGGAACAGGAACGCATCACGGGGGAGGACCGGAAGATCATGGACCAGGCGGCGCAGCTAGCCGAGGCAATACCCCGAACCCGCTGGTTCCTCCCGGCATCGGCTTAG
- a CDS encoding glycoside hydrolase family 13 protein: MLSDVISSPGPDANPALVPLHAASSEHDRQWWRSSVIYQVYPRSFRDLSGDGIGDLPGITAEMASLAELDIDALWLSPFYRSPQNDAGYDVADYCSVDPLFGTLDDFDALVDAASGHGIRIIVDLVPNHCSNEHALFQAALAAPPNSPERDMFIFRDGAGENGDAPPNNWQSHFGGSAWTRTNNTDGTPGQWYLHLFDSSQPDFNWDNPAVRAEFERVLRFWLDRGVGGFRVDVAHALIKKSDLPDWGGRADGCSSEGFPGHEAPMFGQPEVHDIFRSWRKLLDEYDGERVLCAEATIDPLDRLSDWVRSDEMHQTFNFAYLNHEWNAGAVRHVVGSSLEAFDKVGAPTTWVLSNHDVVRHATRFGIEGHQERPGDGLGPEDPQPNYELGLSRARAASLLMLALPGGVYLYQGEELGLPDHTTMPHDFRQDPSYHRTGGARLGRDGCRVPLPWHAASDSFGFSSTGAAWLPQPADWALLARDAQREDPASTLNLYRSALAVRREYALGAGSLAWWPDVDGESVVAFLNGNVLVVLNMGSEPVDLPAGEVLVASEAGAAAGGILAPNHAVWLRLS, from the coding sequence ATGCTCAGCGACGTTATCTCCAGCCCTGGCCCCGATGCCAACCCCGCCCTCGTCCCCCTTCACGCTGCCTCCAGTGAGCATGACCGCCAGTGGTGGCGCTCGTCGGTCATCTATCAGGTCTATCCGCGCTCCTTCCGCGATCTGAGCGGTGACGGCATCGGCGACCTGCCCGGCATCACCGCCGAGATGGCGTCGCTCGCCGAGCTGGACATTGATGCGCTGTGGCTTTCACCGTTCTACCGGTCTCCGCAGAATGACGCCGGGTACGACGTCGCCGACTACTGCTCCGTCGATCCCCTGTTCGGAACGCTGGACGATTTCGATGCCCTTGTTGACGCGGCTTCCGGCCACGGCATCCGGATCATCGTGGACCTGGTGCCCAACCACTGTTCCAACGAACACGCCCTGTTCCAAGCGGCGCTGGCGGCTCCGCCGAATTCCCCCGAGCGTGACATGTTCATTTTCCGCGACGGAGCCGGTGAAAACGGTGACGCTCCGCCCAACAACTGGCAGTCCCATTTCGGCGGATCGGCCTGGACCCGCACCAACAACACGGACGGTACCCCCGGCCAGTGGTACCTGCACCTCTTTGACTCCAGCCAGCCCGACTTCAACTGGGACAACCCTGCCGTTCGCGCGGAGTTTGAGCGCGTGCTGCGCTTCTGGCTGGACCGCGGCGTCGGCGGTTTCCGCGTGGACGTTGCCCATGCCCTCATCAAGAAGTCCGATCTCCCGGACTGGGGCGGCCGTGCTGACGGCTGCTCCTCCGAAGGTTTCCCGGGACACGAGGCTCCGATGTTCGGCCAGCCGGAGGTCCACGACATCTTCCGTTCGTGGCGCAAGCTGCTGGACGAGTACGACGGCGAACGCGTCCTGTGTGCCGAGGCCACCATCGATCCGCTGGACCGTCTTTCCGACTGGGTACGCTCCGACGAGATGCATCAGACCTTCAACTTCGCTTACCTCAACCACGAGTGGAACGCCGGTGCCGTGCGCCACGTCGTCGGCTCCTCCCTGGAGGCCTTCGACAAGGTGGGTGCGCCCACCACGTGGGTGCTGTCCAACCACGATGTCGTCCGCCATGCCACACGGTTCGGCATCGAAGGCCACCAGGAGCGTCCCGGTGACGGCCTGGGCCCGGAGGATCCGCAGCCCAACTACGAACTCGGGCTGTCCCGTGCCCGCGCAGCATCGCTGCTGATGCTAGCCCTGCCCGGCGGCGTTTATTTGTACCAGGGTGAAGAACTGGGCCTTCCGGACCACACCACCATGCCGCATGACTTCCGCCAGGACCCCAGCTATCACCGCACGGGCGGGGCTCGGCTGGGCCGCGACGGCTGCCGTGTTCCGCTGCCGTGGCACGCGGCGTCGGACAGCTTCGGCTTCAGCAGCACCGGCGCGGCCTGGCTCCCCCAGCCTGCCGACTGGGCCTTGCTGGCCCGGGACGCCCAGCGTGAGGATCCGGCATCAACGCTAAACCTGTACCGCAGTGCGCTGGCGGTCCGCCGGGAGTATGCCCTGGGCGCCGGTTCGCTGGCGTGGTGGCCCGACGTCGACGGCGAATCAGTTGTTGCCTTCCTCAACGGCAATGTCCTGGTGGTGCTCAACATGGGCAGCGAGCCTGTTGACCTTCCTGCGGGCGAGGTGCTGGTCGCCAGCGAAGCGGGGGCTGCCGCCGGAGGAATCCTGGCGCCCAACCACGCCGTCTGGCTCCGGCTAAGCTAA
- a CDS encoding aldo/keto reductase — protein sequence MRYKKLGNSGATVSAVGLGCMTFGNPQHGMHGWTLHEPESRAILRRAVELGINFFDTANVYSSGDSERTLGATVLKYVRREEVVIATKVHGEMSPGPNGWGLSRKHILWQVDESLKRLGTDYIDLYQVHRWDASTPLEETLETLDGLVRVGKVRYLGASTMHAWQFARALTLQQAHGWSPFVTMQAHYNLVYREEEREMLPLCVATGTGVLAYSPLARGRLARPWDDVTRRQQQDERGHSLYAGSEDANRAVADAVLRVALRHGVPRARVALAWVLAHPVVSAPLVGASDVGHVDDAVAALDLRLSPEDLDELEQGYTPRPVVGF from the coding sequence ATGAGATACAAGAAACTGGGCAACTCGGGAGCCACGGTCTCCGCGGTTGGGCTGGGGTGCATGACCTTCGGCAACCCGCAGCACGGAATGCACGGCTGGACGCTTCACGAACCGGAGTCCCGGGCCATCCTGCGCCGGGCGGTGGAGCTGGGGATCAATTTCTTTGACACCGCCAATGTCTACTCCTCGGGGGACAGCGAGCGCACCCTCGGCGCCACCGTCCTGAAGTACGTGCGGCGGGAAGAAGTGGTGATCGCCACCAAGGTGCACGGAGAAATGTCGCCCGGTCCCAACGGTTGGGGGCTCTCCCGCAAGCACATCCTCTGGCAGGTGGATGAAAGCCTGAAACGCCTGGGCACCGACTACATCGATCTTTACCAGGTGCACCGCTGGGACGCTTCCACTCCACTCGAGGAAACACTGGAAACTCTGGACGGCCTGGTGCGGGTAGGAAAAGTCCGTTATCTGGGGGCCTCCACCATGCACGCCTGGCAGTTTGCCCGGGCGCTGACCCTGCAGCAGGCGCACGGATGGTCCCCGTTCGTCACCATGCAGGCCCACTACAACTTGGTCTATCGCGAGGAGGAGCGGGAAATGCTGCCCCTGTGCGTTGCGACAGGGACCGGAGTGCTGGCCTACTCGCCGTTGGCCCGGGGCAGGCTGGCACGACCGTGGGATGACGTCACCCGGCGGCAGCAGCAGGATGAACGGGGCCACTCGCTCTATGCGGGCTCCGAAGATGCCAACCGGGCCGTCGCTGACGCTGTCCTCCGGGTGGCGCTGCGCCACGGCGTTCCACGCGCACGGGTGGCCCTGGCGTGGGTCTTGGCCCACCCGGTGGTGAGCGCGCCGCTGGTTGGTGCTTCCGACGTCGGGCACGTGGATGATGCGGTGGCCGCCCTGGACCTCCGGCTTTCGCCGGAGGACCTGGACGAGCTGGAGCAGGGCTACACTCCCCGCCCCGTGGTGGGGTTCTAG
- a CDS encoding ABC transporter permease subunit — protein MVDQLDTPVRSRTPAAQKKPRRSPDSTAGLLAKILLLGLTDAFAVYVLMALFMNEKWLILAVAAAVTVLINWIYLRRGGLPAKYLAPGVLFLLVFQVFVVVYSGYVAFTNYGDGHNSTKDDAISSISMSAQKRVPDSPAYQVSVVEKDDVLSLLVTDPDGGVRIGTTGEPLEDVEDAQMGGTGKAVGADGYRTLNFNELLSVQQDITAIKVPLSEDLDDGILQTADGSNAYVFKPVLVYDEAADTFTDTETGVVYADGGEGSYVSDNGERLATGWKVGVGFDNFKTAFTDPDLRGPLVSVILWTFTFALGSVLLCFGLGLFLALTFNHPNLRGKKIYRTIMILPYAFPAFLAGLVWSGMLNQEFGFINEALFGGADIPWLTDPWLAKFSVLLVNTWLGFPYMFLVCTGALQSLPEDVNEAARMDGASAWRIFRSIKLPLLLVSTAPLLISTFAFNFNNFNVIFMLTGGGPRFSDTNMDIGATDLLITLVYKVAFGQGSGRDYGLASALAVIIFIIVAVISAVSFRQTKALEEVNS, from the coding sequence ATGGTTGACCAGCTGGACACCCCTGTCCGCTCCCGCACTCCCGCAGCGCAGAAGAAACCCCGCCGCAGCCCGGATTCAACAGCAGGCCTGCTCGCGAAAATCCTGCTCCTGGGCCTGACGGATGCGTTTGCCGTATACGTCCTTATGGCCCTGTTCATGAATGAGAAATGGCTGATTCTCGCCGTTGCCGCCGCCGTAACGGTGCTCATCAACTGGATCTACCTGCGCCGCGGCGGCCTGCCAGCCAAGTACCTGGCCCCCGGTGTTCTTTTCCTGCTCGTTTTTCAGGTCTTTGTGGTGGTGTACAGCGGTTACGTGGCGTTCACCAACTACGGCGACGGGCACAACAGCACCAAGGATGATGCCATTTCCTCCATTTCCATGAGCGCGCAGAAGCGCGTTCCGGATTCGCCGGCCTATCAGGTGTCAGTGGTGGAAAAGGATGACGTCCTGTCCCTGCTGGTCACCGATCCCGACGGCGGCGTGCGCATCGGCACCACCGGCGAACCCCTGGAAGACGTCGAGGACGCGCAAATGGGCGGCACCGGCAAAGCCGTGGGCGCGGACGGCTACCGGACCCTGAACTTCAACGAACTGCTGTCCGTCCAGCAGGACATCACCGCCATCAAGGTTCCGCTTTCGGAAGACCTCGACGACGGCATCCTGCAGACCGCCGACGGTTCCAACGCCTACGTCTTCAAGCCGGTCCTGGTTTACGACGAGGCGGCTGACACCTTCACTGACACCGAGACCGGCGTGGTCTACGCCGACGGCGGTGAAGGCTCCTATGTCTCGGACAACGGCGAACGCCTGGCCACCGGCTGGAAGGTGGGCGTGGGCTTCGACAATTTCAAGACGGCCTTCACCGATCCTGATCTGCGCGGCCCCCTTGTCAGCGTCATCCTCTGGACCTTCACCTTCGCCCTGGGATCGGTGCTGCTCTGCTTCGGACTGGGCCTGTTCCTGGCGCTGACGTTCAACCACCCGAACCTGCGCGGCAAGAAGATTTACCGCACCATCATGATCCTGCCCTACGCGTTCCCGGCGTTCCTTGCCGGACTGGTGTGGTCCGGAATGCTCAACCAGGAATTCGGCTTCATCAACGAAGCACTCTTCGGCGGAGCGGACATCCCCTGGCTGACCGATCCCTGGCTGGCCAAATTCAGCGTGTTGCTCGTGAACACCTGGCTCGGCTTCCCCTATATGTTCCTGGTCTGCACCGGGGCCCTGCAGTCACTGCCGGAGGACGTCAATGAAGCAGCACGCATGGACGGTGCTTCGGCCTGGCGGATCTTCCGTTCCATCAAGCTGCCGCTGCTGCTGGTTTCCACCGCTCCGCTGCTGATCTCCACCTTTGCCTTCAACTTCAACAACTTCAACGTGATCTTCATGCTCACCGGCGGCGGGCCGCGGTTCTCCGACACCAACATGGACATCGGCGCCACGGACCTGCTGATCACCCTGGTCTACAAGGTGGCGTTCGGGCAGGGCTCAGGGCGTGACTACGGCCTGGCCAGCGCCTTGGCGGTCATCATCTTCATCATCGTTGCAGTCATCTCAGCGGTCAGCTTCCGGCAGACCAAGGCGCTGGAGGAAGTGAACTCATGA
- a CDS encoding LLM class flavin-dependent oxidoreductase, whose translation MGRQLELGLDTFGDVTSDPDGERLPQHQVLRNVVAEAVLADSVGIDFIGVGEHHREDFAVSAPDVVLAAIAGQTSRIRLGSAVTVLSSDDPIRVFQRFSTLDAVSNGRAEVILGRGSFTESFPLFGLDLAQYEELFEEKLELFTRLRSENPVTWNGSTRAPLQNQRVYPPTASGELPAWIAVGGTPQSVVRAAHYGLPLMLAIIGGEPARFAPFVDLYKRALSQFGRPMLPVGAHSPGYVAASDEQALEEAWPHFERMQNRIGRERGWSPTTHSDYLASAGPDGALFIGSPETVAAKIVRVAKELDLSRFDMKYSLGTLPHENLMNCIRLYGTEVAPLVREQLAATDSRD comes from the coding sequence ATGGGACGGCAGCTGGAACTGGGACTGGATACCTTTGGTGACGTCACCTCGGACCCGGACGGGGAGCGGCTTCCGCAGCACCAGGTGCTGCGCAACGTAGTGGCCGAAGCCGTCCTGGCGGATTCGGTGGGCATTGACTTCATCGGAGTCGGTGAACACCACCGCGAGGACTTTGCCGTTTCAGCACCGGACGTGGTCCTGGCAGCCATTGCCGGACAAACCAGCCGGATCCGGCTGGGTTCGGCGGTCACCGTCCTGAGCTCCGACGATCCGATCCGTGTCTTTCAGCGCTTTTCCACTCTGGATGCAGTCTCCAACGGCCGAGCCGAAGTGATCCTGGGCCGCGGTTCCTTCACGGAGTCCTTTCCGCTCTTTGGGCTGGATCTGGCACAGTACGAGGAGCTCTTCGAAGAAAAGCTGGAACTCTTCACCCGGCTGCGCAGCGAGAATCCAGTGACCTGGAATGGCAGCACCCGGGCACCCCTGCAGAACCAGCGGGTGTATCCCCCTACGGCGTCAGGCGAACTCCCGGCGTGGATCGCCGTCGGCGGCACGCCACAGTCCGTGGTGCGGGCCGCCCATTACGGACTGCCCCTGATGCTCGCCATCATCGGCGGTGAACCGGCGCGCTTTGCCCCGTTCGTGGATCTGTACAAGCGGGCCCTTTCCCAGTTCGGCCGTCCGATGCTTCCGGTGGGAGCCCACTCCCCCGGTTACGTTGCCGCCAGCGACGAGCAGGCACTGGAGGAAGCCTGGCCGCATTTCGAGCGCATGCAGAACAGGATCGGCCGCGAGCGCGGCTGGAGCCCCACCACCCACAGCGACTACCTGGCCTCCGCCGGCCCCGACGGCGCACTGTTCATCGGTTCCCCCGAAACGGTCGCCGCCAAGATTGTCCGGGTGGCCAAGGAACTGGACCTGAGCCGCTTCGACATGAAGTACAGCCTGGGCACCCTCCCGCACGAAAACCTGATGAACTGCATCCGGCTTTACGGCACGGAAGTTGCGCCGCTGGTCCGCGAGCAGCTCGCGGCCACGGATTCGCGGGACTGA
- a CDS encoding CHAD domain-containing protein, whose translation MAAKQPASPKPGGPVGLLLQAYLHGQFLAMLAEDPRMRANEADAVHKMRVTTRRMRSALGSYRSFVAPEPAREVRDELKWLAGILGEARDAQVMRSRLDALVADQPAELVMGPVQQRIDQELHGEYKSAHTVAMKALNGVRYLRLLEQLETLVTAPGFTPKADRPAASSAGRMLKRDRKRLHQAVREARRAGSEEQQSEFLHEARKDAKRLRYAAEVAQPVRTKGSSELIAGAEHLQKILGEHQDSVVSREYLSRWGAGSSGAGQNGFTYGLLHALEEKRGERARKRFRKAWAGFPRVV comes from the coding sequence GTGGCTGCGAAACAGCCCGCATCGCCGAAGCCCGGCGGCCCTGTCGGGCTGCTTTTGCAGGCCTACCTGCACGGGCAGTTCCTCGCCATGCTGGCCGAGGATCCGAGGATGCGGGCCAACGAGGCGGATGCCGTCCACAAGATGCGGGTCACCACCAGACGGATGCGATCGGCCTTGGGCAGCTACCGCAGCTTTGTGGCCCCGGAGCCGGCGCGTGAAGTGCGGGACGAATTGAAATGGCTGGCGGGAATCCTGGGGGAAGCACGGGATGCGCAGGTGATGCGGTCACGGCTGGACGCTTTGGTGGCGGACCAGCCCGCTGAACTGGTGATGGGGCCGGTGCAGCAGCGCATCGATCAAGAACTGCACGGCGAGTACAAGTCAGCGCACACCGTCGCCATGAAGGCGCTCAACGGCGTCCGGTACCTCCGGCTGCTGGAACAACTGGAAACCCTGGTGACCGCCCCCGGATTCACCCCGAAAGCGGACAGGCCTGCTGCTTCGAGTGCCGGACGCATGCTGAAGCGGGACCGCAAGCGCCTTCATCAGGCGGTTCGGGAAGCCCGCAGGGCAGGCAGTGAGGAACAGCAGTCCGAGTTCCTGCACGAGGCGCGCAAGGACGCCAAACGCCTGCGCTATGCCGCTGAGGTTGCTCAGCCGGTGAGAACCAAGGGGTCCTCCGAACTGATCGCCGGTGCCGAACATCTGCAGAAGATTCTCGGGGAGCACCAGGACAGTGTGGTCAGCCGGGAGTATCTGAGCCGGTGGGGTGCGGGGAGTTCAGGCGCGGGACAGAACGGGTTCACGTACGGCTTGCTGCATGCGCTGGAGGAGAAACGCGGGGAGCGGGCACGGAAACGGTTCCGCAAGGCATGGGCGGGGTTTCCCCGCGTGGTCTGA
- a CDS encoding sugar ABC transporter permease, which produces MSNSTLTPAGKGAAERTAGTGPVGQPRKSFGHWFRDKGWRHLVGVVMGVFALFPLAYVLSAALSPTGTLVSANGLFTTIAFDNFIDLFSDPQKPFAKWFMNTLIVGLITSAGTVFLGALAAYSFSRMRFTGRRFGLMSLMLLQMFPQMLGVVAIFLLLSGISDVVPWLGLGSQTGLIMVYLGGALGVNTYLMYGFFNTVPKSLDEAARIDGASHVQIFFTIILRLVTPILAIVGLLSFITATGEFLIASIVLNDPDAQTLAVGLYSFVGDSQSRTWGVFAAGAVLAALPVMALFLFLQRFISSGLTAGAVKG; this is translated from the coding sequence ATGAGCAATTCGACTCTGACCCCGGCAGGCAAGGGCGCCGCGGAACGCACCGCAGGCACCGGCCCGGTTGGGCAGCCGCGCAAAAGCTTTGGACACTGGTTCCGGGACAAGGGCTGGCGCCACCTGGTGGGCGTGGTCATGGGCGTGTTTGCGCTCTTCCCGCTGGCCTACGTGCTCTCAGCCGCGCTGAGCCCCACGGGAACGCTGGTCTCGGCCAACGGCCTGTTCACCACCATCGCGTTCGACAACTTCATCGACCTGTTCTCGGATCCGCAGAAGCCCTTCGCCAAGTGGTTCATGAATACGCTCATCGTCGGGCTGATTACCAGCGCGGGGACCGTCTTCCTCGGCGCCCTGGCCGCTTACTCGTTCTCCCGGATGCGGTTCACCGGCCGCCGGTTCGGGCTGATGAGCCTGATGCTCCTGCAAATGTTCCCGCAGATGCTCGGCGTCGTGGCGATCTTCCTGCTGCTCAGCGGGATCTCCGACGTCGTGCCCTGGCTGGGCCTGGGCAGCCAGACCGGCCTGATCATGGTCTACCTTGGCGGAGCGCTGGGCGTGAACACCTATCTGATGTACGGGTTCTTCAATACTGTGCCGAAGTCCCTGGACGAGGCGGCGCGCATCGACGGCGCCAGCCACGTCCAGATCTTCTTCACGATCATCCTGCGGCTGGTCACTCCCATTCTGGCCATCGTGGGACTGCTGTCCTTCATCACGGCCACCGGCGAATTCCTGATCGCCTCCATTGTCCTGAACGATCCGGACGCCCAAACCCTGGCCGTGGGCCTCTACTCCTTCGTTGGGGACAGCCAGTCCCGCACCTGGGGCGTGTTCGCCGCCGGCGCGGTTCTTGCAGCGCTGCCCGTCATGGCACTGTTCCTGTTCCTGCAGCGGTTCATTTCCTCCGGGCTCACCGCCGGAGCCGTGAAGGGCTAG
- a CDS encoding sugar ABC transporter substrate-binding protein, which yields MKVHTTGTTAFGRRSFALGAVSVTAALVLSACGGGDAAESSDSTDLASAGATTLTMWVDAERSPALTDVTAQFKEDTGIEIKLVTKDFEQVSDDFITQVPTGKGPDLIVGPHDWLGKFVQNGVIAPIELGDKAADFQESSVAAMTYEGSTYGVPYSIENIGLLRNADLVPEPATTMDEVIANGKAAVEKGAEFPFLVGMDPKQGDPYHLYPFQTSMGVPVFGTDETGGYDASKLELGNENGAAFAAKVKEWGEGGAGILNSNITADIAKEKFNAGASPYFLTGPWNVPLAQEAGINVVVDPLPTTGDQPAQPFIGVNGFFISSKSQNSLAATEFALNYLTTEAVQDAMFEGGGRPPALTASFEKAAEDPIVEAFGKIGADGVPMPAIPEMGAVWADWGGTELALIKGQGDPAESWAKMVSNVEAKIAK from the coding sequence ATGAAGGTGCACACCACGGGTACGACGGCGTTTGGCCGCCGTTCCTTCGCTCTCGGGGCCGTTTCGGTCACCGCTGCCCTTGTCCTCAGCGCCTGCGGCGGCGGCGACGCTGCCGAAAGCTCGGACTCCACGGACCTGGCCAGCGCCGGCGCCACCACCCTCACCATGTGGGTTGACGCTGAGCGTTCTCCGGCCCTGACTGACGTCACTGCTCAGTTCAAGGAAGACACTGGCATCGAAATCAAGCTGGTGACCAAGGACTTCGAGCAGGTCTCTGATGACTTCATCACCCAGGTTCCCACCGGCAAGGGCCCGGACCTGATCGTCGGCCCGCACGACTGGCTGGGCAAGTTCGTCCAGAACGGCGTGATTGCGCCGATCGAGCTTGGCGACAAGGCGGCAGACTTCCAGGAATCCTCCGTCGCGGCCATGACGTATGAGGGCAGCACCTACGGCGTTCCCTACTCCATCGAAAACATTGGCCTGCTGCGCAACGCCGACCTGGTTCCCGAACCGGCAACCACCATGGACGAAGTCATCGCCAACGGCAAGGCTGCCGTCGAAAAGGGTGCCGAGTTCCCGTTCCTGGTGGGCATGGATCCCAAGCAGGGCGATCCGTACCACCTGTACCCGTTCCAGACTTCCATGGGCGTACCCGTCTTCGGAACTGACGAGACCGGCGGCTACGACGCCTCCAAGCTGGAGCTGGGCAACGAAAACGGCGCGGCCTTCGCCGCCAAGGTGAAGGAATGGGGTGAGGGCGGAGCAGGCATCCTGAACTCCAACATCACCGCAGACATCGCCAAGGAAAAGTTCAACGCCGGGGCCTCCCCGTACTTCCTGACCGGCCCGTGGAACGTGCCGCTGGCCCAGGAAGCCGGAATCAACGTCGTCGTCGACCCGCTTCCCACCACCGGTGACCAGCCCGCCCAGCCCTTCATTGGCGTCAACGGCTTCTTCATCAGCTCCAAGAGCCAGAACTCCCTGGCCGCCACTGAGTTTGCCTTGAACTATCTGACCACCGAGGCCGTGCAGGACGCCATGTTCGAAGGCGGCGGACGTCCGCCGGCCCTGACCGCATCGTTTGAGAAGGCTGCAGAAGATCCGATCGTCGAAGCCTTCGGCAAGATCGGCGCCGACGGCGTCCCCATGCCGGCCATTCCGGAAATGGGCGCCGTCTGGGCTGACTGGGGCGGCACTGAACTCGCCCTGATCAAGGGCCAGGGCGATCCCGCAGAATCCTGGGCAAAGATGGTCAGCAACGTCGAAGCCAAGATCGCCAAGTAG